In a single window of the Drosophila miranda strain MSH22 chromosome XL, D.miranda_PacBio2.1, whole genome shotgun sequence genome:
- the LOC108153492 gene encoding glucose-6-phosphate 1-dehydrogenase isoform X1 has product MATLKEDHTALDLIIKSLKSPSMVCEGTHFDGKIPHTFVIFGASGDLAKKKIYPTLWWLYRDDLLPKPTKFCGYARSQLSIAKLKESCKQYMKVQPHEQTKYEEFWALNEYVAGSYDGRTGFELLNQQLELMENKNKANRIFYLALPPSVFEEVTVNIKQICMSVCGWNRVIVEKPFGRDDVSSKALSDHLAGLFHEEQLYRIDHYLGKEMVQNLMTIRFGNKILSSTWNRENIASVLITFKEPFGTQGRGGYFDEFGIIRDVMQNHLLQILSLVAMEKPVSCHPDDIRDEKVKVLKCIEALQLDDMVLGQYVANPQGKTEDERTGYLDDPTVSKSSSTPTYALGVLKINNERWQGVPFILRCGKALNERKAEVRIQYQDVPGDIFEGNTKRNELVIRVQPGEALYFKMMTKSPGITFDIEETELDLTYEHRYKDSYLPDAYERLILDVFCGSQMHFVRSDELREAWRIFTPILHRIEKDHIRPLTYQYGSRGPKLADLKCEENNFQYSGSYKWHNSKATAPTPTPSNH; this is encoded by the exons ATGGCAACGCTAAAAGAGG ATCACACCGCTCTTGATCTGATAATCAAGTCGCTCAAGTCACCCAGCATGGTATGCGAGGGAACCCACTTTGATGGTAAAATTCCGCACACTTTTGTGATCTTTGGCGCTTCG GGCGATCTGGCCAAAAAAAAGATCTATCCGACCTTGTGGTGGCTGTACCGAGATGACCTGCTCCCCAAGCCTACCAAATTCTGTGGATATGCCCGCTCCCAGCTGTCGATAGCGAAGCTCAAGGAGAGCTGCAAGCAGTACATGAAG GTGCAGCCACACGAGCAGACCAAATACGAGGAGTTCTGGGCCCTCAACGAGTACGTGGCTGGCAGCTATGACGGACGCACAGGATTCGAGCTACTCAACCAGCAGCTGGAGCTCATGGAGAACAAGAACAAGGCGAACCGCATCTTCTACCTGGCCCTGCCGCCCAGCGTCTTTGAGGAGGTGACCGTCAACATCAAGCAGATCTGCATGTCTGTCTG CGGCTGGAACCGTGTGATTGTGGAGAAGCCGTTCGGACGGGACGATGTCTCCTCAAAAGCGCTGAGCGACCATCTGGCAGGGCTCTTCCACGAGGAGCAGCTCTACCGCATCGATCACTATCTGGGCAAAGAGATGGTACAGAACCTGATGACCATACGCTTCGGCAACAAGATCCTCAGCTCCACGTGGAATCGCGAGAACATTGCCTCGGTGCTGATCACGTTCAAGGAACCATTCGGCACACAGGGCCGTGGCGGCTACTTCGACGAGTTCGGCATCATACGTGACGTGATGCAGAACCATCTGCTGCAGATCCTCTCTCTGGTGGCCATGGAGAAGCCGGTCAGCTGCCATCCGGACGATATACGCGACGAGAAGGTGAAGGTGCTCAAGTGCATAGAGGCCCTGCAGCTGGACGACATGGTGCTGGGACAGTACGTTGCCAATCCGCAGGGAAAAACCGAGGACGAGCGCACTGGCTATCTGGACGATCCCACAGTCAGCAAGAGCTCGAGTACACCCACTTACGCTCTGGGCGTGCTCAAGATCAACAACGAGCGCTGGCAGGGCGTTCCCTTTATCCTGCGCTGCGGCAAGGCACTAAACGAGCGCAAGGCGGAGGTGCGCATCCAGTATCAGGACGTGCCCGGCGACATCTTTGAGGGAAACACGAAGCGCAATGAGCTGGTGATACGCGTCCAGCCGGGCGAGGCGCTCTACTTTAAGATGATGACCAAGAGTCCCGGCATCACGTTCGACATCGAGGAAACGGAGCTGGATCTGACGTACGAGCATCGCTACAAGGACTCGTATCTGCCGGACGCCTACGAGCGTCTCATTCTCGACGTCTTCTGCGGCTCCCAGATGCACTTTGTCCGCTCCGATGAGCTGCGCGAGGCGTGGCGCATCTTCACGCCTATTCTGCATCGGATCGAGAAGGATCACATTAGGCCGCTCACCTACCAGTACGGATCGCGGGGCCCCAAGCTGGCAGATCTTAAATGCGAGGAGAACAACTTCCAGTACTCGGGATCGTACAAATGGCACAACAGCAAGGCCACTGCCcctacccccaccccctcaAATCACTGA
- the LOC108153495 gene encoding RNA polymerase II subunit A C-terminal domain phosphatase SSU72, whose product MTDKGKLSVAVVCSSNMNRSMEAHNFLAKKGFNVRSYGTGERVKLPGMTFDKPNVYEFGTSYEDIHRDLESKDKEFYTQNGLLHMLDRNRRLKKAPERFQETKEKFDIIVTVEERVYDLVVLHMESMDSVYNRPVHVLNVDVVDNAEDALMGAFLITDMINLLAKSNDLDNDIDEMIQEFEERRNRVILHSVLFY is encoded by the exons ATGACTGATAAGGGCAAACTGTCTGTGGCTGTTGTCTGTTCCTCCAACATGAATCGCTCCATGGAGGCGCACAATTTTCTGGCCAAGAagggtttcaacgtgcgctCCTACGGCACCGGCGAGCGCGTCAAGCTGCCCGGCATGACCTTTGACAAGCCGAATGTTTACGAGTTCGGGACCAGCTACGAGGACATACACCGCGACCTAGAGTCTAAGGACAAGGAGTT CTACACACAAAACGGTCTGCTGCATATGCTAGACCGCAATCGCCGACTGAAAAAGGCCCCAGAACGCTTTCAGGAAACCAAAGAAAAGTTTGATATTATTGTTACCGTAGAGGAACGTGTCTACGACTTAGTGGTGTTGCACATGGAATCCATGGATTCAGTCTACAATCGCCCCGTTCACGTGCTAAACGTCGACGTGGTGGACAATGCCGAGGATGCTTTGATGGGAGCATTTCTGATAACAGATATGATTAATTTA CTGGCCAAATCAAACGATCTCGATAATGATATTGATGAAATGATACAGGAATTTGAAGAGCGTCGCAACCGAGTGATCCTGCACTCAGTTCTCTTTTACTGA
- the LOC108153492 gene encoding glucose-6-phosphate 1-dehydrogenase isoform X2, which translates to MVCEGTHFDGKIPHTFVIFGASGDLAKKKIYPTLWWLYRDDLLPKPTKFCGYARSQLSIAKLKESCKQYMKVQPHEQTKYEEFWALNEYVAGSYDGRTGFELLNQQLELMENKNKANRIFYLALPPSVFEEVTVNIKQICMSVCGWNRVIVEKPFGRDDVSSKALSDHLAGLFHEEQLYRIDHYLGKEMVQNLMTIRFGNKILSSTWNRENIASVLITFKEPFGTQGRGGYFDEFGIIRDVMQNHLLQILSLVAMEKPVSCHPDDIRDEKVKVLKCIEALQLDDMVLGQYVANPQGKTEDERTGYLDDPTVSKSSSTPTYALGVLKINNERWQGVPFILRCGKALNERKAEVRIQYQDVPGDIFEGNTKRNELVIRVQPGEALYFKMMTKSPGITFDIEETELDLTYEHRYKDSYLPDAYERLILDVFCGSQMHFVRSDELREAWRIFTPILHRIEKDHIRPLTYQYGSRGPKLADLKCEENNFQYSGSYKWHNSKATAPTPTPSNH; encoded by the exons ATGGTATGCGAGGGAACCCACTTTGATGGTAAAATTCCGCACACTTTTGTGATCTTTGGCGCTTCG GGCGATCTGGCCAAAAAAAAGATCTATCCGACCTTGTGGTGGCTGTACCGAGATGACCTGCTCCCCAAGCCTACCAAATTCTGTGGATATGCCCGCTCCCAGCTGTCGATAGCGAAGCTCAAGGAGAGCTGCAAGCAGTACATGAAG GTGCAGCCACACGAGCAGACCAAATACGAGGAGTTCTGGGCCCTCAACGAGTACGTGGCTGGCAGCTATGACGGACGCACAGGATTCGAGCTACTCAACCAGCAGCTGGAGCTCATGGAGAACAAGAACAAGGCGAACCGCATCTTCTACCTGGCCCTGCCGCCCAGCGTCTTTGAGGAGGTGACCGTCAACATCAAGCAGATCTGCATGTCTGTCTG CGGCTGGAACCGTGTGATTGTGGAGAAGCCGTTCGGACGGGACGATGTCTCCTCAAAAGCGCTGAGCGACCATCTGGCAGGGCTCTTCCACGAGGAGCAGCTCTACCGCATCGATCACTATCTGGGCAAAGAGATGGTACAGAACCTGATGACCATACGCTTCGGCAACAAGATCCTCAGCTCCACGTGGAATCGCGAGAACATTGCCTCGGTGCTGATCACGTTCAAGGAACCATTCGGCACACAGGGCCGTGGCGGCTACTTCGACGAGTTCGGCATCATACGTGACGTGATGCAGAACCATCTGCTGCAGATCCTCTCTCTGGTGGCCATGGAGAAGCCGGTCAGCTGCCATCCGGACGATATACGCGACGAGAAGGTGAAGGTGCTCAAGTGCATAGAGGCCCTGCAGCTGGACGACATGGTGCTGGGACAGTACGTTGCCAATCCGCAGGGAAAAACCGAGGACGAGCGCACTGGCTATCTGGACGATCCCACAGTCAGCAAGAGCTCGAGTACACCCACTTACGCTCTGGGCGTGCTCAAGATCAACAACGAGCGCTGGCAGGGCGTTCCCTTTATCCTGCGCTGCGGCAAGGCACTAAACGAGCGCAAGGCGGAGGTGCGCATCCAGTATCAGGACGTGCCCGGCGACATCTTTGAGGGAAACACGAAGCGCAATGAGCTGGTGATACGCGTCCAGCCGGGCGAGGCGCTCTACTTTAAGATGATGACCAAGAGTCCCGGCATCACGTTCGACATCGAGGAAACGGAGCTGGATCTGACGTACGAGCATCGCTACAAGGACTCGTATCTGCCGGACGCCTACGAGCGTCTCATTCTCGACGTCTTCTGCGGCTCCCAGATGCACTTTGTCCGCTCCGATGAGCTGCGCGAGGCGTGGCGCATCTTCACGCCTATTCTGCATCGGATCGAGAAGGATCACATTAGGCCGCTCACCTACCAGTACGGATCGCGGGGCCCCAAGCTGGCAGATCTTAAATGCGAGGAGAACAACTTCCAGTACTCGGGATCGTACAAATGGCACAACAGCAAGGCCACTGCCcctacccccaccccctcaAATCACTGA